One Nocardia farcinica genomic region harbors:
- the pdxR gene encoding MocR-like pyridoxine biosynthesis transcription factor PdxR, whose protein sequence is MAEQWAISGVDLHLERTGPGLRRGLTDALREAVRTGRLGAGTRLPSSRTLAADLGIARNTVAAVYADLVAEGWLTARQGAGTRVAERRVSAPDGAVPPPRTHPRPRYDLRPGRPDVSAFPRGDWLKAARRAVAAAPHESFGYGDPGGRPDLRAALAGYLARARGVRAESRRVVIDGGFAHTLTVLGAVLRARGVHTVAVESYGLRAHRNLLAATGLRTVALPYDDRGTDPGPLPVTGAGAVLLTPAHQFPMGEALPPERRTAVVDWARRTGGLVIEDDYDGEFRYDRRPVGALQGLDPDRVVYLGTASKSLAPGLRLSWAVLPGDLVDDVVAARGGHDVCGVLDQLTLAEFLRSGAYDRHVRTARLRYRRRRDALVAALATHAPDVRVTGIAAGLHAVVRLPPGAEEQVLRSAAWHGLALLGLSLFRHPDAVAEQLDAVVVGYGTPPDHAWSGALDTLSRVLP, encoded by the coding sequence GTGGCAGAACAATGGGCCATTTCCGGCGTCGATCTCCATCTCGAGCGCACCGGCCCCGGCCTGCGCCGGGGGTTGACCGACGCGTTGCGCGAGGCGGTGCGAACCGGACGGCTCGGTGCGGGCACCCGGCTGCCGTCTTCCCGCACGCTCGCGGCCGACCTCGGCATCGCGCGCAACACCGTCGCGGCCGTGTACGCCGACCTGGTCGCCGAGGGCTGGTTGACCGCTCGTCAGGGCGCCGGGACCCGGGTCGCCGAACGCCGCGTGTCCGCACCGGACGGCGCGGTGCCGCCCCCGCGGACCCACCCCCGGCCGCGCTACGACCTGCGGCCGGGCCGCCCGGACGTGTCCGCCTTCCCGCGCGGGGACTGGCTGAAGGCGGCCCGCCGCGCGGTCGCGGCGGCGCCGCACGAGTCCTTCGGCTACGGCGATCCGGGCGGTCGGCCCGACCTGCGCGCCGCGCTCGCCGGGTACCTGGCCCGGGCTCGCGGCGTGCGTGCCGAGTCGCGGCGGGTGGTGATCGACGGCGGATTCGCGCACACGCTGACCGTGCTCGGCGCGGTGCTGCGCGCCCGCGGCGTGCACACCGTGGCCGTCGAGTCCTACGGGCTGCGCGCACACCGGAACCTGTTGGCGGCCACCGGTCTGCGGACCGTCGCCCTGCCCTACGACGACCGCGGCACCGATCCGGGTCCGCTGCCGGTGACCGGCGCGGGCGCGGTGCTGCTGACGCCCGCCCACCAGTTCCCGATGGGCGAGGCGCTGCCGCCCGAGCGCCGGACGGCGGTCGTGGACTGGGCGCGGCGCACCGGCGGCCTGGTGATCGAGGACGACTACGACGGTGAGTTCCGGTACGACCGCAGACCCGTCGGCGCACTCCAGGGCTTGGACCCCGATCGGGTGGTCTATCTCGGCACCGCCAGCAAGTCACTGGCGCCGGGGCTTCGGCTGTCGTGGGCGGTGCTGCCCGGCGACCTCGTCGACGACGTGGTGGCCGCGCGCGGCGGGCACGACGTCTGCGGGGTGCTCGATCAGCTGACGCTCGCGGAATTCCTGCGCTCGGGCGCCTACGACCGGCACGTGCGCACCGCCCGCCTGCGCTATCGACGACGCCGCGACGCCCTGGTCGCCGCGCTGGCCACGCACGCGCCCGACGTCCGGGTCACCGGTATCGCGGCGGGTCTGCACGCGGTGGTCCGGTTGCCCCCGGGCGCCGAGGAGCAGGTGTTGCGCTCGGCCGCCTGGCACGGGCTCGCGCTGTTGGGCTTGTCGCTGTTCCGGCATCCGGACGCGGTCGCCGAACAGCTCGACGCGGTCGTGGTCGGGTACGGCACGCCGCCCGACCACGCCTGGTCGGGAGCGCTGGACACGCTCAGTCGGGTGTTGCCGTAG
- a CDS encoding carboxymuconolactone decarboxylase family protein: MTTDTVTTENAAELPVRLRWAEHVPDIYRAMVELEGAVRRSIEPTLHELVKIRASQLNHCAFCLDMHTKDALAAGMPVERIIQLSAWEESRHFYTERELAALALTEAVTVLTDGFVPDEVYAEAAAHFSEPELATLIAAIATINAWNRFGVTCRMTPGHYHPRPH, encoded by the coding sequence ATGACCACAGACACCGTCACCACCGAGAACGCCGCCGAACTCCCCGTCCGCCTGCGCTGGGCCGAGCACGTGCCCGACATCTACCGGGCCATGGTCGAGCTCGAGGGCGCGGTGCGCCGCAGCATCGAGCCCACCCTGCACGAGTTGGTGAAGATCCGTGCCTCGCAGCTCAACCACTGCGCCTTCTGCCTGGACATGCACACCAAGGACGCGCTGGCCGCGGGGATGCCGGTCGAGCGGATCATCCAGTTGAGCGCGTGGGAGGAGTCCCGGCACTTCTACACCGAGCGCGAACTGGCGGCGCTGGCGCTGACCGAGGCCGTCACCGTGCTCACCGACGGATTCGTGCCCGACGAGGTGTATGCCGAGGCGGCCGCGCACTTCTCCGAACCCGAACTGGCGACGCTGATCGCGGCCATCGCCACGATCAACGCCTGGAACCGCTTCGGCGTGACCTGCCGGATGACCCCGGGCCACTATCACCCCCGGCCGCACTGA
- a CDS encoding helix-turn-helix domain-containing protein yields MAEPTTPARVHRDTGDPAPVQREVVGEPPTGGDLEAAIARQVRALRRAAGLSVAEMAAKVGISKAMLSKIENAQTSCSLSTVARLAAGLDVPVTSLFRGADSAREAVYVPAGSGAVIVGRGTRVGHHYELLGSLRGQHKRLEPVLVTLTESSEVFPRFQHAGTELLYMLEGVMVYGHGDAEYTLRPGDSLLLDGEGIHGPNDLVRLPIRFLAVTAYPDNHEET; encoded by the coding sequence ATGGCCGAGCCCACGACTCCCGCCCGGGTGCACCGCGACACCGGCGATCCCGCGCCCGTGCAGCGGGAGGTGGTCGGGGAGCCGCCCACCGGCGGCGACCTGGAGGCCGCGATCGCCCGGCAGGTCCGGGCGTTGCGGCGCGCCGCGGGGCTCTCGGTCGCCGAGATGGCGGCCAAGGTCGGCATCTCCAAGGCGATGCTGTCCAAGATCGAGAACGCGCAGACCTCGTGCAGCCTGTCCACCGTGGCACGGCTGGCCGCGGGTCTGGACGTGCCGGTCACCTCGCTGTTCCGCGGCGCCGACAGCGCGCGGGAGGCGGTGTACGTGCCCGCGGGCAGCGGGGCGGTGATCGTGGGCCGCGGCACCCGGGTCGGCCACCACTACGAGCTGCTCGGCTCGTTGCGGGGGCAGCACAAGCGCCTCGAGCCGGTGCTGGTGACGCTGACCGAGTCCAGCGAGGTGTTCCCCCGCTTCCAGCACGCGGGCACCGAGCTGCTGTACATGCTCGAAGGCGTGATGGTCTACGGCCACGGCGACGCCGAATACACGTTGCGGCCCGGTGATTCGCTGTTGTTGGACGGCGAGGGCATCCACGGCCCGAACGACCTGGTGCGGCTGCCGATCCGCTTCCTGGCGGTGACGGCATACCCGGACAACCACGAGGAGACCTGA
- a CDS encoding ammonium transporter, with the protein MTEAIAAANTAWILAAFAAVSLMVPGLAMFYGGMVSIKNTLNMAMMTFGAFAVVGVLWILFGYSAVLGDSLGGLGLLGDPLEFLGSAQLLAAPAEPALPPALVSGFQLLFAAITVALISGAVADRMKFGAWMLFAGVWAALVYFPVAHWVFAFDSADGAVAGGWIANTLKAVDFAGGTAVHINAGIAALALVLVLGKRSTFPNPPRPHSLPLTMLGSGILFFGWFGFNGGSALAAGNSAAVVVLNTIAAACAGVCAWLLVEKLETGRATSLGASSGLIAALVGITPACGAVAPIGALLIGALAGGVCCLAVSLKYRFGVDDSLDVVGIHLVAGVLGTVLIGFLADPAAPNGVAGLFYGGGLDVLWRQIVAVLAVLAYTFVVTVVIAKAVDLTMGLRVPAEHERDGLDLTTHGETAYVVESVTVATPAPVPAEAVAAAESITADAAKAGVD; encoded by the coding sequence ATGACTGAAGCGATCGCCGCGGCGAACACCGCGTGGATACTGGCGGCATTCGCCGCCGTGAGCTTGATGGTGCCCGGTCTGGCCATGTTCTACGGCGGCATGGTCAGCATCAAGAACACCCTCAACATGGCCATGATGACCTTCGGCGCGTTCGCCGTGGTGGGCGTGTTGTGGATCCTGTTCGGCTACTCCGCCGTACTCGGCGACTCGCTCGGCGGGCTCGGCCTGCTCGGCGACCCGCTGGAGTTCCTCGGCTCGGCGCAGTTGCTCGCCGCGCCCGCCGAACCGGCGTTGCCGCCCGCGCTGGTGTCGGGATTCCAGTTGCTGTTCGCCGCCATCACGGTGGCGCTGATCTCCGGTGCGGTGGCCGACCGGATGAAGTTCGGCGCGTGGATGCTGTTCGCGGGCGTGTGGGCGGCGCTGGTGTACTTCCCGGTGGCGCACTGGGTGTTCGCCTTCGACTCCGCCGACGGCGCGGTGGCCGGCGGCTGGATCGCCAACACCCTGAAGGCCGTCGACTTCGCCGGTGGCACCGCCGTGCACATCAACGCGGGCATCGCGGCGCTGGCGCTGGTGCTGGTACTCGGCAAGCGCAGCACCTTCCCGAATCCGCCCCGGCCGCACAGCCTTCCGCTCACCATGCTGGGCTCGGGCATCCTGTTCTTCGGCTGGTTCGGCTTCAACGGCGGTTCGGCGCTGGCCGCGGGCAACAGCGCCGCGGTGGTCGTGCTGAACACGATCGCGGCGGCGTGCGCGGGTGTGTGCGCGTGGCTGCTGGTGGAGAAGCTCGAGACCGGGCGGGCGACCTCGCTCGGCGCCAGTTCCGGGCTGATCGCGGCGTTGGTCGGCATCACGCCCGCCTGCGGCGCCGTCGCGCCGATCGGCGCGCTGCTCATCGGCGCGCTCGCGGGCGGCGTGTGCTGCCTGGCGGTGTCGCTGAAATACCGCTTCGGCGTGGACGATTCGCTCGACGTGGTGGGCATCCATCTGGTCGCGGGCGTCCTGGGTACCGTGCTGATCGGTTTCCTCGCCGATCCGGCCGCGCCGAACGGGGTGGCCGGGCTGTTCTACGGTGGCGGGCTGGACGTGCTGTGGCGGCAGATCGTCGCGGTGCTGGCCGTGCTGGCCTACACCTTCGTGGTCACCGTCGTCATCGCCAAGGCCGTCGACCTGACCATGGGGTTGCGGGTGCCCGCCGAGCACGAACGCGACGGCCTCGACCTGACCACCCACGGCGAGACCGCCTACGTGGTGGAGAGCGTGACCGTGGCGACCCCTGCGCCCGTACCGGCCGAGGCGGTGGCCGCGGCCGAGTCCATCACCGCCGATGCCGCCAAGGCGGGCGTCGACTGA
- a CDS encoding heme-dependent oxidative N-demethylase family protein, giving the protein MTASPALSVSAEDIARYPFPLPADRYRYSTNVEPGGRPVRTAAGTWGAHRVDVDRHYHRDLDCRARILADDPTRHAVLPHMVPAAWEALLVVLADLAAAHPDRMILDRDGDEYRWRNHELGIDQRFVHGDPASLPTDPLRYLGSQIQEDVVLLDQREGQLWADAGLVTFAADWSFGFDVGMNFLSVHGPVPRIHRERVITRAHDFLLRLEPGASYRRTNWTLTVDGRLDTATETYPDWGRDRRTLAEGPLTEVGDRLFLRTEVQHLVRLPCSAAIMFLIRTYLLPFRAVASVPEWGARLHAVLRELPADMAEYKGLARTREPGVRWLAEHGGIHTNVTRATSPETRPDVY; this is encoded by the coding sequence ATGACCGCCTCACCCGCCCTGTCGGTGTCCGCCGAGGACATCGCCCGCTACCCGTTCCCGCTGCCCGCGGACCGCTACCGTTACAGCACCAACGTCGAACCCGGCGGGAGGCCGGTGCGCACCGCCGCCGGGACGTGGGGCGCGCACCGCGTCGACGTCGACCGCCACTACCACCGCGACCTGGACTGCCGCGCGCGGATTCTCGCCGACGACCCGACCCGGCACGCGGTGCTGCCGCACATGGTCCCGGCCGCCTGGGAGGCGTTGCTGGTCGTCCTCGCCGATCTGGCCGCCGCCCACCCGGACCGGATGATCCTCGACCGCGACGGCGACGAATACCGCTGGCGCAACCACGAACTCGGCATCGACCAACGCTTCGTCCACGGCGATCCGGCGAGCCTGCCGACCGATCCGCTGCGGTATCTCGGCAGCCAGATCCAGGAGGACGTGGTGCTGCTGGACCAGCGCGAAGGACAACTGTGGGCCGACGCGGGCCTGGTGACCTTCGCCGCCGACTGGTCCTTCGGCTTCGACGTGGGCATGAACTTCCTCAGCGTGCACGGGCCGGTGCCGCGCATCCACCGGGAGCGGGTGATCACCCGCGCGCACGACTTCCTGCTGCGGCTGGAACCGGGCGCGAGCTACCGCCGCACCAACTGGACACTCACCGTGGACGGCCGCCTCGACACCGCCACCGAGACCTATCCCGACTGGGGACGCGACCGCCGGACCCTGGCTGAGGGGCCGCTCACCGAGGTGGGCGACCGGCTGTTCCTGCGCACCGAGGTCCAGCACCTGGTCCGGCTGCCCTGCTCGGCCGCGATCATGTTCCTGATCCGCACCTACCTGCTGCCGTTCCGCGCGGTCGCGAGTGTGCCCGAATGGGGTGCGCGGCTGCACGCCGTGCTACGCGAACTACCCGCCGACATGGCCGAGTACAAGGGGCTGGCCCGCACCAGGGAGCCCGGCGTGCGCTGGCTGGCCGAACACGGCGGCATTCACACGAACGTCACCCGAGCGACGTCGCCGGAAACCCGGCCCGACGTCTACTGA
- a CDS encoding PDR/VanB family oxidoreductase: protein MPADLELVVAAARMLCADVRELELRDPAGAPLPAFPPGGHIAVAWGRGLRNSYSLTGPGEAPSRYTISVRLDPAGRGGSRWLHRLPVGARLRVSPPRGDFAPVARAHHHLLLAGGIGVTPILSHVRAALRWDRSFRVVYVHRPESAPHAAELAGMCGDRLTRVTSRERFWDTVGPLLRDSPLGTHLYVCGPEPMIEAVRRAADAAGWPGERVHTEAFLPVTAGGAPFTAHLRRRGTTVRVPADAGLLDVLDAHGAGVPSLCRRGVCGECRLPVRAGAIDHRDSYLTDDERAAGDSMMACVSRAAAGHLELDL from the coding sequence ATGCCCGCCGACCTGGAGCTGGTCGTCGCCGCCGCCCGCATGCTGTGCGCCGACGTCCGCGAACTCGAGCTGCGCGACCCCGCGGGCGCCCCGCTGCCCGCCTTCCCGCCGGGCGGCCACATCGCGGTCGCCTGGGGCCGGGGCCTGCGCAACTCCTACTCGCTCACCGGACCGGGTGAGGCGCCGAGCCGCTACACCATCTCGGTGCGGCTCGACCCGGCCGGGCGCGGCGGATCGCGATGGCTGCACCGGCTGCCGGTCGGGGCACGTCTCCGCGTGAGCCCGCCGCGCGGGGACTTCGCCCCCGTCGCCCGGGCCCACCATCACCTGCTGCTCGCCGGGGGGATCGGGGTGACCCCGATTTTGTCGCACGTTCGCGCGGCACTGCGCTGGGACCGCTCCTTCCGGGTCGTCTACGTGCACCGTCCCGAATCCGCGCCGCACGCCGCCGAATTGGCGGGGATGTGCGGTGACCGGCTGACCCGGGTGACCTCGCGGGAGCGGTTCTGGGACACCGTGGGCCCCCTGCTGCGCGACAGCCCACTGGGCACCCACCTGTACGTGTGCGGCCCCGAACCGATGATCGAGGCCGTCCGCCGCGCGGCGGACGCGGCCGGCTGGCCGGGGGAGCGGGTGCACACCGAAGCCTTCCTCCCGGTCACCGCCGGTGGTGCGCCGTTCACCGCCCACCTGCGCCGCCGCGGCACCACCGTGCGGGTGCCGGCCGACGCCGGCCTGCTCGACGTCCTCGACGCGCACGGCGCGGGCGTGCCGAGCCTGTGCCGCCGGGGAGTGTGCGGGGAATGCCGGCTTCCGGTGCGGGCCGGGGCCATCGACCACCGTGACAGTTACCTGACCGACGACGAACGCGCCGCGGGCGACAGCATGATGGCGTGCGTGTCGCGGGCGGCCGCCGGACATCTGGAGCTCGATCTATGA
- a CDS encoding dimethylamine monooxygenase subunit DmmA family protein yields the protein MSATDITRPVGTVPRWTAGDPAELPVATAATTYVVVATDPAALADARGFTDRVTRAERTPARDGRQPAILVDGTDDRRLTEVLALARVGWRFAVIGTEPGLSRCRAAILAAGAIESEIVTAGPADGGARDLYCAHCRTTSRTDAAVGAETRCAACGVPLTVYHHFSPRLHAYLGYHPHAEEL from the coding sequence ATGAGCGCCACCGACATCACGCGGCCGGTCGGCACCGTGCCGCGATGGACCGCGGGGGATCCCGCCGAACTGCCCGTCGCGACCGCCGCGACCACCTACGTGGTTGTCGCCACCGATCCGGCCGCCCTGGCGGACGCGCGGGGCTTCACCGACCGAGTCACCCGTGCCGAACGCACCCCCGCGCGCGATGGGCGGCAGCCGGCGATCCTGGTCGACGGCACCGACGACCGCCGGCTGACCGAGGTGCTGGCCCTCGCGCGGGTGGGCTGGCGGTTCGCGGTGATCGGCACCGAGCCGGGCCTGTCCCGATGCCGGGCGGCGATCCTGGCCGCGGGCGCGATCGAGTCCGAGATCGTCACCGCGGGCCCGGCCGACGGCGGCGCGCGGGACCTCTACTGCGCCCACTGCCGGACCACCTCGCGCACCGACGCCGCCGTCGGCGCGGAAACCCGCTGCGCCGCATGCGGTGTGCCGCTGACGGTCTACCACCACTTCTCGCCGCGGCTGCACGCCTACCTCGGATACCACCCCCACGCGGAGGAGTTGTGA
- a CDS encoding cupin domain-containing protein: protein MTSPGPTVDTPVTPFRVTSGFWQSLPQMPTTDYPGTSAYIDDVYANPDGSPMSAGYFELRHTDAPLDYHYAYDEMKVVLDGEFRLENLDTGQIETAGPRDAIFFPKGSRIRFTTPARALAFFVGHRSFAP, encoded by the coding sequence ATGACTTCTCCCGGCCCCACCGTCGACACCCCCGTGACGCCCTTCCGCGTGACCTCGGGCTTCTGGCAGAGCCTGCCGCAGATGCCGACGACCGACTACCCGGGCACCTCGGCCTACATCGACGACGTCTACGCCAATCCCGACGGGTCACCGATGTCGGCGGGCTACTTCGAACTGCGCCACACCGACGCTCCGCTGGACTACCACTACGCCTACGACGAGATGAAGGTCGTGCTCGACGGCGAGTTCCGCCTGGAGAACCTCGACACCGGCCAGATCGAGACGGCCGGGCCGCGCGATGCCATCTTCTTCCCGAAGGGCTCGCGCATCCGGTTCACCACCCCCGCGCGCGCCCTGGCGTTCTTCGTCGGTCACCGTTCGTTCGCGCCCTGA